A window of Microbispora hainanensis genomic DNA:
GACGACGGTGTCCGGGCTGTAGCCGACCAGCAGCGACAGTCCGCTGGGGATCTCCAGCGCGTAGCGCATGCGGTCGTCCACGAAGATCCCGCCGAGGCTCAGCGGCGCGTTGGGCCCGGTGCTGGTCAGCCCTTCCATGGCGGCGAGCTTGGTGGGCTGATAATCGGCGAGGAACCGCGCCGCGTAGTCGCCCACCACGATCTGGACGGGCGTCAGCGCTCCCGCGAGGGTGAAGGGCACCAGGAAGCCGAGGCGGTGGTAGCGGTCCCACCGCCCGCGCAGCAGGGCCACGGCATAGACGGACGCGGTGGCGAAGCCCGACACCATGAACGCGGCGACGATCATGTGGATCGTCTGCGGCGGGGTGGCGGGGTTGAACATGGCCGCCCAGGGCGACACGTCCGTGACCCGGCCGCCCTCCAGGCGGAAGCCGCGCGGCTGGTTCATCCACGCGTTGGCCGAGACGACGAAGAACGCCGAGGCCACACCGGCGATCATCACCGGCACCCCGGCCAGCAGGTGGGCTCGGGGCGAGAGCCGGTCCCACGCGTAGAGGTAGATCCCGATGAAGATCGCCTCAAGGAAGAACGCGATGCCCTCCAGCGCGAACGGAAGCCCGATCACCTGGCCGTACGCGCCCATGAGGCCCGGCCACAGCAGGCCCATCTCGAAGCTGAGGATCGTGCCCGACACGGCCCCGACGGCGAACAGGACGGCCACCGTCCTGGCCCAGCGCCGGGCGAGGCGCAGGTAGTCGTCGTCGCCCCTGCGCAGCCCCCGCCATTCGGTGAACAGGAGCAAGGCGGGCATGCCCACTCCCAGGCACGCGACGATGATGTGCCACCCGAGGGACAGCGCCATCTGCGTCCGCGCAGCGGCCAGGTCGGCCCCGCCCGCCGGGCCCGCAGCGGCGATCAGCGTCGCCGCGAGGGCCGGCCGCACCGCCCGCTCCCCGCCGGGAAGCCCCGGCCGGGGCCGAGGTCAGTGGTCATCCCAGTGACCGTCGTGGCGGACGTGGCGGTGCCCGTCGTGGATGTAGTCGACGTGGTCGCCGTGCGGCACGGCCACGTGCCCGCATTCCGGCCCGTGCTCGTGGTCGTGCGCGTCGTGCACGGCGTGCCCGCTCGCCTCGCACTCGTCGACGTGGTTCTCGTGCACCCGGTGCAGGTGGCCGTCGTGGACGTAGTCCACGTGGTCGCCGTGCGGCACCGCGACGTGGCCGCACCCGGCGCCGTGCCGGTGCTCGTGTGCCGCGTGCTGCCGATGATCGGTCATTGTGCTCATGGGGGGATTCCCCCTCTCCGTGAACCCGCGGACTGGTTGCGTAGGTACCCCCGCACGTCCGCGGGAGGCAGCGCCCCGACCGGCTTTTGCGCAAGCCGATGCGAGCCTCTACTCCCGTTTGGGCCACGTGCCGTCTCCGCGACGGCCTGCCCGGGGACTTCCCTGGGTGCGACCTGAGACAGAAATCACCTTAGAGCCACATATCCTTGGACGATTCGCTCTCTTGAACTCTTCGTGTTTAGTGCGATAAGTTAGTGACATGATCGCGCCTGGGACTCCGACCACCGCCGAGGACCTGCGGGGGGCCGGCCTGCGGGTGACGGCCGCTCGTGTCGCGCTGCTGGAGACCGTCCGCAGCGGTGACCACCTCGACGTCGAGGCGATCGCCTCCGGGGTCCGCGATCGCGTGGGCCACGTCTCCCTTCAGGCCGTGTACGAGGCCCTTCATGCCCTGACCGCAGCGGGACTCGTCCGTCGCATCGAACCGGCCGGCAGCCCGGCCCGGTACGAGGGTCGCGTCGGCGACAACCATCACCACGTCGTGTGCCGGTCGTGCGGCGTCGTCGCCGACGTCGACTGCGCTACCGGCGAGGCGCCGTGCCTGAACGCGTCCGACGACCACGGCTTCACCATCGACGAGGCCGACGTCATCTACTGGGGCCTGTGCCCCGGCTGTTCCAGCGCTCGCGCTTCCTGAGCCCCATGATCGACTAGTTCCAGAGGATTCCCTTGACCGAGAACCACGACGCAATCGCCACCGATCCGAAAGCGGAGGGTGAAGGCGGCTGCCCGGTCGCGCACACGCGCGCCCCGCACCCGACGCAGGGCAACGCCAACCACCAGTGGTGGCCGGAGCGCCTCAACCTGAAGATCCTTGCCAAGAACCCGGCCGTGGCCAACCCGCTCGGCGAGGACTTCGACTACGCCGAGGCGTTCAAGTCCCTCGACCTCGCGGAGGTCAAGCGGGACATCGCCGAGGTGCTGACGACCTCGCAGGACTGGTGGCCGGCCGACTTCGGCCACTACGGCCCGCTCATGATCCGTATGGCGTGGCACAGCGCGGGCACCTACCGCATCAGCGACGGCCGCGGCGGCGCCGGCTCGGGCCAGCAGCGCTTCGCCCCGCTGAACAGCTGGCCGGACAACGGCAACCTCGACAAGGCGCGCCGCCTGCTGTGGCCGGTCAAGAAGAAGTACGGCAAGAAGATCTCCTGGGCCGACCTGCTGATCCTCGCCGGCAACGTCGCCCTCGAGTCGATGGGCTTCAAGACCTTCGGCTACGCCGGCGGCCGCGTGGACGCCTGGGAGCCCGACGACGACGTCTACTGGGGCCCCGAGACCACCTGGCTCGGCGACGAGCGCTACAGCGGCGACCGTGAGCTGGAGAACCCGCTCGCCGCGGTCCAGATGGGCCTCATCTACGTCAACCCGGAGGGCCCGAACGGCAGGCCCGACCCGATCGCCGCGGCCCGCGACATCCGTGAGACGTTCCGCCGGATGGCGATGAACGACGAGGAGACGGTCGCCCTCATCGCCGGTGGTCACACCTTCGGCAAGACCCACGGCGCGGGCCCGGCCGACAACGTCGGCCCCGACCCCGAGGCCGCCCCGATCGAGCAGCAGGGCCTCGGCTGGAAGAACAGCTACGGCACCGGCAAGGGCGGCGACACGATCACCAGCGGTCTCGAGGTCACCTGGACCTCGACCCCGACCCGGTGGTCCAACAACTTCTTCTGGAACCTGTTCGGCTACGAGTGGGAGCTGACCAAGAGCCCGGCCGGCGCGTGGCAGTGGAAGCCGAAGAACGGCGCCGGTGAGGGCTCGGTTCCCGACGCCCACGACCCGTCGAAGCGGCACGCCCCGGGCATGCTGACGACCGACCTCGCGCTCCGGTTCGACCCGATCTACGAGCAGATCTCGCGGCGCTTCTACGAGAACCCCGACGAGTTCGCGGACGCCTTCGCCCGCGCGTGGTTCAAGCTGACCCACCGCGACCTGGGCCCGGTCACCCGCTACCTCGGCCCGGAGGTCCCGAGCGAGGTGCTGCTGTGGCAGGACCCGCTGCCGGAGCGGACGTACGAGCTCGTCGACGCCGCCGACATCGCGGCCCTCAAGGAACAGATCCTCGCCACGGGCCTGTCGGTCTCCCAGCTCGTGTCCACCGCGTGGGCGTCGGCCGCGTCCTTCCGCGGCAGCGACAAGCGCGGCGGCGCCAACGGCGCGCGCGTCCGCCTGCAGCCGCAGATCGGCTGGGAGGTCAACGACCCCGACCAGCTCGCGACCGTGCTGCGCGCCCTGGAGGGCGTCCAGCAGTCGTTCAACGCCGCGCAGACCGGCGGCAAGCAGGTCTCCCTCGCCGACGTGATCGTGCTCGCCGGGTGCGCCGCCGTCGAGAAGGCCGCCAAGGACGCCGGTTTCGACGTCGAGGTTCCCTTCACGCCGGGCCGCGTGGACGCGTCGCAGGAGCAGACGGACGTCGAGTCGTTCGCCGCGCTCGAGCCGACCGCCGACGGGTTCCGCAACTACTACGGCAAGGGCAACCGCCTGCCGGCCGAATACCTGCTGATCGACCGGGCCAACCTGCTGAACCTCAGCGCCCCCGAGATGACCGTCCTCGTCGGCGGCCTGCGCGTCCTGGGCGCCAACCACCAGCAGTCCAAGCACGGCGTCTTCACCGAGACGCCGGGGGTCCTGACCAACGACTTCTTCGTCAACCTGCTCGACCTGGGCACGGAGTGGAAGTCGATCTCGGAGGACCAGACCACGTTCGAGGCTCGCGACACCGCCACCGGCGAGGTCAAGTGGACCGGCACCCGGGCCGACCTCGTCTTCGGGGCCAACTCCGAGCTGCGCGCGGTCGCGGAGGTCTACGCGAGCGACGACGCCAAGGAGAAGTTCGTCACGGACTTCGTCCGGGCGTGGGACAAGGTCATGAACCTCGACCGGTTCGACCTGGTCTGAGCCTGACCTGACGTCCGGGCCGGCCCACACGGGCGCCGGCCCGGACGTTCCGCTTTGTCCGGGCGATCGCCCAGGGCTCAGACCGCCACCGGGTAGGTCTCCGGAGGCTCTCCGCGCTCCCAGGCGGCCGTACGCTCCAGGGGCTCCAGCGCGCCGGTCTCGTCGATGTGGATCACCGCGTCGAACTGGTCGGACAGGCGGGCCTGGAAGTAGTGGCTCTGCCGTTCGGTGCGCGGGCGATAGACCACGCCGATGGCGCGTTCGAGCAGCGCCCTGCGCAGCAGGTCCGCCGCGCCGGCCGAACGCCCGAAGCCGACCAGGAACTCCTTGTGCCCGACCTCGTGGAACAGCTCCTCGACCGAGCCGGGCAGCGCCGGGCGCACGTTCTTCCGCTCGGCCGGGCCACCCCAGTCGTCGGCCGCCGTGACCGTGCCGGTGTAGGTGGTGAAGCCGATCAGCCGGCAGTCCGTGAGGCTGTGCTCGCGCACCAGCTGTCCGAGGTTGAGCTCGCCGCGCGCGCCCATCTCCGTGGCCCGCGCGTCGCCGAGGTGGGAGTTGTGCGCCCACACCACGATCTTCGCCGGCTCGCCGCGCTGCCAGCCGAGGTGCTCGGCCAGCGCGAACAGGGTGTCGGCCATGTGCCGGTCACGCAGGTTCCACGAGGACACCCGGCCGCCGAACATCGTGCGGTAGTACCGCTCCGCCGCTGCCACCACCACGGCATTGCGCTCGGCGTGGAAGAACTCGTCCTCGCCGAGCAGCCCCTGCGCCCGCTGGTAGCGCAGCGCGTTGCGCTGGAGGTCCACGAGCTGCTCGATCACCTGCCGCTCGCACGACTCCCCCGCGCCGAAGGCGGCGGCGAAGCCGTACGCCTGACCGTCGTCGCCGTCGTTGTGGTCGAAGCAGGAGTAGCGTTCGCGGGCCCGCGCCGCCGCGGCCGGGTCCACCTTCTCCAGGTAGGCGACGACCTCGTCGGCGGACCGGTGCATGCTGTAGAGGTCGAGCCCGTAGAACCCGGCCCGCTCCCGCTTGCCGAGCCGGTCGTTGTGCTCGCGCAGCCAGCCGACGAACTCCAGCACGTCCGCGTTCCGCCACATCCACGCCGGGAAGCGCTCGAAGCCGCGCAGCGCCTCCTCGGCGGTCGCGTCGTCACCGCGCCCCCGGACATACCGGTTCACCCGGTACGCGTCGGGCCAGTCGGCCTCCACCGCCACGGCGATGAAGCCCTTCTCCTCGATCAGCCGCCGTGTCATCTGGGCGCGCGCGGCGTAGAACTCGTGGGTGCCGTGCGACGCCTCGCCGATCAGCACGAACCGCGCGTCGCCGACGATGTCGAACAGCACCTCGTCCGAGGGGACCCCGTCCCGCACCGGCACGAGCTCCGAGCGCAGCGTCGCGAGGTCGGTGCGGACGAGCGTGGCCCCGGCCCGCGCCGAGGCCGCCGCGCGCAGCAGCCTGCGGGCCTCGTCGTCGCCGGTCTGGGTGAAGTTCCAGTACGACTCCCCCACGGAGAGGAAAGGCATGGGCGTGGTCGCGCAGACGACGTCGTCCACCAGGGCGGCCAGCTCCTCGCAGGTGGACTCGGCCGCGGCGGGCATGGCGACCACGATCCCGGCCGGCCCCCGCTGCCGCACCGCGCGGACGGCCGCGCGCATGCCCACCCCGGCCGCGAGCCCGTCGTCGACCAGGATGACGGTCTTGCCGCGCAGCTCCGCGGCGGGCGTATCGCTCCGGTAGGCCCGCTCCCGCCGCGCCAGCTCGCGGGACTCCCGCTCGGCGACCTGCCGGATGGTGTCGGGCCGGAGGCCGAGCCCGCGGACGACGTCCTCGTCGAGCACGATCACCCCGCCCACGGCGATCGCCCCCATGGCCAGCTCCTCGCAGCCGGGCGTGCCGAGCTTGCGCACCAGGAGCAGGTCGAGCGGGTGGCCCAGGGCGGTCGCCACCTCGTACGCCACCGGGACGCCGCCGCGCGCCAGGCCGAGGACGACGACGTCGGGCAGCCCGCGGTAGTGGCCGAGGAGTCCCGCGAGCACCCGGCCCGCCTCCCGGCGATCCGAAAACAGGCGATCATTCATGAGCCTCGCCTCCCGGGTCGCGCAACCGAATACCCCACTATGAGCAGCGCAAACACGGTTCCCGGCAGCGCCTGCCGGACCGGTTGCCCGACGGCCCGGACGGCCGGGCCTGCCACTCCGCCTGCCGGGGGCCTCGTACGAGGGCCTCGTTCGCGTCCTGCGGGCGATCAGCACATGACGGCGCGGTGGTAGCGGCCGGCGAGGGCACGTACGAGTTCGACCAGTTCCGGCGGCTCTGTCACGGTGAAGTCCATGCCCAGCAGGCCGAGGTTGACGGCGAGTGCCTCGACACTGTCGGCACCGGTGTCCAGCAGGCACCGCGTGTCGTCGACCGGCGTGACAGTGCCGATGGCAGCGTTGATCCGTTCGGCGACCAGCTCGGCCGGGGCGTGCAGGGTGACCTGGGCCCGATACCGCCAGGCTGCCGACGACACTCCCCGCCGCACCTGGTCGACGGGGTCCTCCGGCAGCTCGCGCGGGGCGAACCGGGGACCTGCCGGGGTGCGTGGGCTCATGCGGTCGACCCGGTACGTCCGCCAGTCGGCCCGCGCGACGTCGAAGCCGATGAGGTACCACCGCCGCCCCCAGTTGACCAGCCGGTAGGGCTCGACGTCTCGGCGGCCGGCCGAGCCGTCGTGACTGCGGTAGTCGAACCGCAGCCGCTCATGGTCCCGGCAGGCGGTGGCGATGGCGGTCAGCGTGTCCGCGTCGACCCGCGGGCCGGGCTCGTCCCTGGGCACCGCGACGGCGTACTGCTGGAGGGTGCCGACCCGGCGCCGGAGCCGGGACGGCAACACCTGCTCCAGCTTGGCGAGCGCGCGCAGGGAGGTCTCCTCGACCCCCGTGATGGTGCCCGCGGCGGTCCGAAGCCCGATCGCGACGGCGACCGCCTCCTCGTCGTCGAGCAGCAGCGGCGGCAGGGTGGCGCCGGCGCCGAGCCGGTAGCCGCCCGCGGCGCCCCGGCCGGCGTGCACCGGATAGCCGAGGTTCCGCAGGCGATCCACGTCGTTGCGGACGGTCCGGGTGCTGACCGACAGCCGCTCGGCCAGCTCGGCGCCGGTCCACTCGCGGGGTGTCTGCAGCAGGGAGAGCAGGCGCAGCAGCCGCGCCGAGGTTTCCAACATTCCCGGAAGTCTGCCAGCCAATTAGGAACGAATCTTACCTAATTGGCATCTAGCGTGACGGCCATGACGAACAGCGGGGGCGGCATCACGGAGGACGCCGCCCCCATGACGGCGAGGCCCTGCGGCAAGCAGAGCATTCCAGGTCGTTATGTCAGGACTGTCATCGAATGAAGGGAAACCCCATGTATCTGGTCGTTGGTGCCACGGCTCACTTCGGACGTCAGGCGGTCGAGGAGCTCGTCTCCACTGGGGCTCCGGTGCGTGCGCTGACCCGGACCCCGGAGAAGGCCGGGCTGCCGGAGGGCGTCGAGGTCGTCCAGGGTGATCTGACCAAGCCCGAGACGTTGCCGGCCGTCGTGCGGGGTGTCGAGGCCGCCTTCCTGGTCCTGCAGTATGGAGCGGACATCGCTCCGCTTCTGGAGGCAGCGCGCGAGGCAGGAGTGCGGCGGGTGGTGTTCCTGTCGTCGGGGGCCGTCGACGACGGGGCCGAGCGGCAGCCCGATGTGATCGCCCGATATCACCGTGACGTCGAGCAGGCCATCGAGACCTCCGGAATCGAGTGGACGTTCCTCCGGCTGCTGTTCCCCGCCATCAACTCGCTGACGTTCGGGATGCAACTGCAGGGCGGCGATATCATCCGCGCGCCGTACACCGAGGCCGCCTTCAGCGCCGTGCACGAGCGGGACGTCGCCGAGGTGGCCGTACGGATCCTGACCGGCGGCGGGCACGCGGGCCGGATCTACGACCTGACCGGCCCCGAGTCGCTGACCCAGGCACAGCAGGTACGCATCCTGGGCGAAACGCTGGGACGCCCGCTGACCGTCGAGGACCTCGATCCCGAGCCCGTGCGAGCGCAGATGAGTCAGTTCATGGACGCCGACTTCCTGGCGGCGCTGTTCGGTCTCATGGCACGGGCTGTCGGGAAGCCGGCGCCGGTCAACGAAGTCATCGAGCAGATCACCGGGCACCCCGCGCGCACCTACGCCGAGTGGACCACAGATCACAAGGCCGACTTCGGCGGCTGACCGACCAGGGCAGGGGGACGGAGAACCGCCGCCTCCCTGCCCCCGAGAACCGAAAGGGGCCACGATGCCGCCGGTGCTGGAGCGACGCGAACTGGGACGAGCGCTGCTGGCCCGCCAGATGCTGCTGGAACGGGCCGACGCGACGGCCGAGGAGGCGATCGCGCGGCTGGCCGGAATGCAGGCCCAGGCTCCGTACGCGCCTTACTTCGGGCTCTGGACCAGGTTGAAGAGGTTCGGCACCGATGACCTGGCGGACGCGCTGACAGGGCGCCGGCTGGTGCGGGTCGCGCTGATGCGCAGCACCGTCCATCTGGTCACGGCGGCGGACTACCGCTCGTTGCGGACATGGGTCCAGCCTGCGCTCGACCGGGAGCTGGACACCGCGTTCAAGAAGGCCCTGGCCGGTCTGGACCGCGCGGCCGTGGCGGAGGCGGGGCGCGTCCTGCTCGGCGAGCGGCCCCTCACTCCCGGAGAACTCGGGCAGGCGCTGAGCGAGCGGTGGCCCGGCCGCGAGCCCCGCGCGCTCGCCACAGTGGTGCGAAACCTGGTGCCCCTGGTTCAGGTGCCGCCGCGCGCTGTCTGGGGCGTAGGCGGTGCCGCACGGTACGCCACGGCGGCGACCTGGACGGGAGCCGCGCCCGCACCGGTGCCGGACCCCGAACGGATCGTGCTGCGTTACCTCGCCGCGTTCGGCCCGGCGTCGGTCAAGGACGTGCAGACATGGGCGGGTCTGACCCGGCTGCACGCCGTCATGGAGCGGCTGCGGCCACGGCTGGCGGTCTTCCGCGACGAGCATGGGGTGGAGCTGTTCGACCTGCCGGACGCGCCGCGCCCCGGCGCCGACGCCCTCGCGCCGGTTCGCTTCCTGCCCGAGTATGACAACCTGCTGGCCTCCCATGCCGACCGCACCCGCGTGATCTCGGACGAAGCCCGCCGGCGCGTGACGACCCGCAACGGCATGCGCGCGACCTTCCTCGTGGACGGCCAAGTGAGAGGTGCGTGGAAGCTCGACGCGGACAGGACGTCGGCGACTCTGGAAATCGACTCTTTCCTGCCGCTGTCCGCCGCCGAACGCGCCGAGGTCGAGGCGGAAGGCGCCCGGCTTCTGGAGTTCGCCGCGCCCGGAGCCGCACACGATCTACGTCCGACCACCTGATGGCCCGCAGCGCGGGCTGCGAGGAGGTCGTGCTGCGACTGGTCCGCAGCCCGGACACGGCCTGCGCGGCACCGTCTCCCCGCGCATCCCGCTGGGCGCCGCGAACGGAGCACCCGGCGCGGACCGGTGAGACGAGGCCGGCGGCCCGCCTCGTGCCGCCTCAGGCGCGGGCCCGCGGGTCGTCGCCGATGACGTGGGCGGTATGGGTGTCCACGTCGAGGGCGGTGCGGGCGATCACGCCCCCGTCGCCGACCAGGGCGATGTGCAGCCGCCCGCTGGTCCAGCCGTCCGGCAGCACGGCGCGCACCGGCGGGCGCGCCGAGCACGAACGGCTTGGCCTCCGCGGCGGGGCCCGGCTCCCCCGGGTGTCCGGGGGTGGCGCCGAAGACCGGGGTCCAGGCGGTGTGCAGGCGGCCTCGTGGTGGCGTTGACGTGGGCCGGGCCCACGCCGGCCAGGTCCTGGGAGAGCACGACCTGCCAGGCGCCCGCCGCCCCCTCTCAGCGGTAGGTGTAGCAGTAGTTCGACTTGCCCTTGAACCGGTGGAACGCCTTCGGGTCGTGGTAGCGCCAGCGGCAGCCCGCGTCGCGCTGGCTCTGGGAGAGATACATGGTGTCGCCCTTGCGCTTGACGCAGTACGCGCCGGGCGTGGGCGTCTCCCGATACTC
This region includes:
- a CDS encoding cytochrome ubiquinol oxidase subunit I, translated to MRPALAATLIAAAGPAGGADLAAARTQMALSLGWHIIVACLGVGMPALLLFTEWRGLRRGDDDYLRLARRWARTVAVLFAVGAVSGTILSFEMGLLWPGLMGAYGQVIGLPFALEGIAFFLEAIFIGIYLYAWDRLSPRAHLLAGVPVMIAGVASAFFVVSANAWMNQPRGFRLEGGRVTDVSPWAAMFNPATPPQTIHMIVAAFMVSGFATASVYAVALLRGRWDRYHRLGFLVPFTLAGALTPVQIVVGDYAARFLADYQPTKLAAMEGLTSTGPNAPLSLGGIFVDDRMRYALEIPSGLSLLVGYSPDTVVQGLDRTPPADRPPVTPVHLCFDAMVGIGVLLLLLSAWLAFSWWRRREIPRSRLFLWPAAASGVLAVVAVEAGWVVTELGRQPWVVYGRLRTADAVNPAPNLWAGLLLLVVVYTVLTVSTVYVLRLMLRARPVAAPQERETL
- a CDS encoding Fur family transcriptional regulator, whose translation is MIAPGTPTTAEDLRGAGLRVTAARVALLETVRSGDHLDVEAIASGVRDRVGHVSLQAVYEALHALTAAGLVRRIEPAGSPARYEGRVGDNHHHVVCRSCGVVADVDCATGEAPCLNASDDHGFTIDEADVIYWGLCPGCSSARAS
- the katG gene encoding catalase/peroxidase HPI → MTENHDAIATDPKAEGEGGCPVAHTRAPHPTQGNANHQWWPERLNLKILAKNPAVANPLGEDFDYAEAFKSLDLAEVKRDIAEVLTTSQDWWPADFGHYGPLMIRMAWHSAGTYRISDGRGGAGSGQQRFAPLNSWPDNGNLDKARRLLWPVKKKYGKKISWADLLILAGNVALESMGFKTFGYAGGRVDAWEPDDDVYWGPETTWLGDERYSGDRELENPLAAVQMGLIYVNPEGPNGRPDPIAAARDIRETFRRMAMNDEETVALIAGGHTFGKTHGAGPADNVGPDPEAAPIEQQGLGWKNSYGTGKGGDTITSGLEVTWTSTPTRWSNNFFWNLFGYEWELTKSPAGAWQWKPKNGAGEGSVPDAHDPSKRHAPGMLTTDLALRFDPIYEQISRRFYENPDEFADAFARAWFKLTHRDLGPVTRYLGPEVPSEVLLWQDPLPERTYELVDAADIAALKEQILATGLSVSQLVSTAWASAASFRGSDKRGGANGARVRLQPQIGWEVNDPDQLATVLRALEGVQQSFNAAQTGGKQVSLADVIVLAGCAAVEKAAKDAGFDVEVPFTPGRVDASQEQTDVESFAALEPTADGFRNYYGKGNRLPAEYLLIDRANLLNLSAPEMTVLVGGLRVLGANHQQSKHGVFTETPGVLTNDFFVNLLDLGTEWKSISEDQTTFEARDTATGEVKWTGTRADLVFGANSELRAVAEVYASDDAKEKFVTDFVRAWDKVMNLDRFDLV
- a CDS encoding erythromycin esterase family protein, translating into MNDRLFSDRREAGRVLAGLLGHYRGLPDVVVLGLARGGVPVAYEVATALGHPLDLLLVRKLGTPGCEELAMGAIAVGGVIVLDEDVVRGLGLRPDTIRQVAERESRELARRERAYRSDTPAAELRGKTVILVDDGLAAGVGMRAAVRAVRQRGPAGIVVAMPAAAESTCEELAALVDDVVCATTPMPFLSVGESYWNFTQTGDDEARRLLRAAASARAGATLVRTDLATLRSELVPVRDGVPSDEVLFDIVGDARFVLIGEASHGTHEFYAARAQMTRRLIEEKGFIAVAVEADWPDAYRVNRYVRGRGDDATAEEALRGFERFPAWMWRNADVLEFVGWLREHNDRLGKRERAGFYGLDLYSMHRSADEVVAYLEKVDPAAAARARERYSCFDHNDGDDGQAYGFAAAFGAGESCERQVIEQLVDLQRNALRYQRAQGLLGEDEFFHAERNAVVVAAAERYYRTMFGGRVSSWNLRDRHMADTLFALAEHLGWQRGEPAKIVVWAHNSHLGDARATEMGARGELNLGQLVREHSLTDCRLIGFTTYTGTVTAADDWGGPAERKNVRPALPGSVEELFHEVGHKEFLVGFGRSAGAADLLRRALLERAIGVVYRPRTERQSHYFQARLSDQFDAVIHIDETGALEPLERTAAWERGEPPETYPVAV
- a CDS encoding helix-turn-helix transcriptional regulator, yielding MLETSARLLRLLSLLQTPREWTGAELAERLSVSTRTVRNDVDRLRNLGYPVHAGRGAAGGYRLGAGATLPPLLLDDEEAVAVAIGLRTAAGTITGVEETSLRALAKLEQVLPSRLRRRVGTLQQYAVAVPRDEPGPRVDADTLTAIATACRDHERLRFDYRSHDGSAGRRDVEPYRLVNWGRRWYLIGFDVARADWRTYRVDRMSPRTPAGPRFAPRELPEDPVDQVRRGVSSAAWRYRAQVTLHAPAELVAERINAAIGTVTPVDDTRCLLDTGADSVEALAVNLGLLGMDFTVTEPPELVELVRALAGRYHRAVMC
- a CDS encoding NAD(P)H-binding protein, giving the protein MYLVVGATAHFGRQAVEELVSTGAPVRALTRTPEKAGLPEGVEVVQGDLTKPETLPAVVRGVEAAFLVLQYGADIAPLLEAAREAGVRRVVFLSSGAVDDGAERQPDVIARYHRDVEQAIETSGIEWTFLRLLFPAINSLTFGMQLQGGDIIRAPYTEAAFSAVHERDVAEVAVRILTGGGHAGRIYDLTGPESLTQAQQVRILGETLGRPLTVEDLDPEPVRAQMSQFMDADFLAALFGLMARAVGKPAPVNEVIEQITGHPARTYAEWTTDHKADFGG
- a CDS encoding winged helix DNA-binding domain-containing protein, translating into MPPVLERRELGRALLARQMLLERADATAEEAIARLAGMQAQAPYAPYFGLWTRLKRFGTDDLADALTGRRLVRVALMRSTVHLVTAADYRSLRTWVQPALDRELDTAFKKALAGLDRAAVAEAGRVLLGERPLTPGELGQALSERWPGREPRALATVVRNLVPLVQVPPRAVWGVGGAARYATAATWTGAAPAPVPDPERIVLRYLAAFGPASVKDVQTWAGLTRLHAVMERLRPRLAVFRDEHGVELFDLPDAPRPGADALAPVRFLPEYDNLLASHADRTRVISDEARRRVTTRNGMRATFLVDGQVRGAWKLDADRTSATLEIDSFLPLSAAERAEVEAEGARLLEFAAPGAAHDLRPTT